In one window of Cupriavidus necator N-1 DNA:
- the prfA gene encoding peptide chain release factor 1, with the protein MKASMLAKLDQLAERLDEVNALLAREDATAKIDQYRKLSREHAELSPVAEQYGQYRQAQDDLATAQALLDDPEMKDFAADEIASARARLEALEASLQRLLLPKDPNDDRNLLLEIRAGTGGEESALFAGDLLRMYTRYAERQRWQVEVMSESESDLGGYKEVIVRIAGDAAFSRLKFESGGHRVQRVPATEAQGRIHTSACTVAVMPEADEVGEVEINPADLRIDTFRASGAGGQHVNKTDSAVRLTHLPTGIVVECQDDRSQHRNKDKAMKVLAARIKDMQTRAAQAKEASTRRNLIGSGDRSDRIRTYNFPQGRVTDHRINLTLYKIDMIMDGDMDELLSALASEHQADQLAALGEGA; encoded by the coding sequence ATGAAAGCCAGCATGCTTGCCAAGCTCGACCAACTGGCCGAGCGACTCGATGAAGTCAACGCCCTGCTCGCGCGCGAAGACGCGACCGCCAAGATCGACCAGTACCGCAAGCTCAGCCGCGAACATGCCGAGTTGTCGCCGGTGGCCGAGCAATACGGCCAGTACCGCCAGGCGCAGGACGACCTGGCCACCGCGCAGGCGCTGCTGGACGATCCGGAGATGAAGGACTTTGCCGCCGACGAGATCGCCAGCGCGCGCGCGCGGCTGGAAGCCCTGGAAGCGAGCCTGCAGCGCCTGCTGCTGCCCAAGGACCCCAACGACGACCGCAACCTGCTGCTGGAAATCCGCGCCGGCACCGGCGGCGAGGAAAGCGCACTGTTCGCCGGCGACCTGCTGCGCATGTACACGCGCTATGCCGAACGCCAGCGCTGGCAGGTCGAAGTGATGAGCGAATCGGAATCAGACCTGGGCGGCTACAAGGAAGTGATCGTGCGCATCGCCGGCGACGCGGCATTCTCCAGGCTGAAGTTCGAATCAGGCGGCCACCGCGTGCAGCGCGTGCCGGCGACCGAGGCGCAGGGGCGCATCCATACCTCGGCCTGCACGGTCGCGGTCATGCCCGAAGCCGATGAAGTGGGCGAAGTCGAGATCAACCCGGCCGACCTGCGCATCGACACCTTCCGCGCCTCGGGCGCGGGCGGCCAGCACGTCAACAAGACCGATTCCGCGGTGCGCCTCACCCACCTGCCGACCGGCATCGTGGTCGAGTGCCAGGACGACCGCAGCCAGCACCGCAACAAGGACAAGGCGATGAAGGTGCTGGCGGCCCGCATCAAGGACATGCAGACGCGCGCCGCGCAGGCCAAGGAGGCCAGCACGCGGCGCAACCTGATCGGCTCGGGCGACCGCAGCGACCGCATCCGCACCTACAACTTCCCGCAGGGGCGGGTGACCGACCACCGTATCAACCTGACGCTGTACAAGATCGACATGATCATGGACGGCGACATGGATGAACTGCTGTCGGCGCTGGCCTCCGAGCATCAGGCTGACCAGCTGGCAGCGCTTGGCGAAGGTGCGTAA
- a CDS encoding Lrp/AsnC family transcriptional regulator — protein sequence MTELDTTDRHLLSLLQANARESAANLARHLGIARTTVVARIARLERSGVIAGYGVRLGQRMEDNAILAYCGLSVQPKAAPAILRALQRLPEIEEVNSVSGPVDYLVAIRCDTHDRLDRLLDEIGMLDGVNHTTTSIVLARKLDRRRAAG from the coding sequence ATGACCGAGCTCGACACCACCGACCGGCACCTGCTGTCGCTGCTGCAGGCCAATGCCCGCGAAAGCGCCGCCAACCTCGCCCGGCACCTGGGTATCGCCCGCACCACCGTGGTCGCGCGCATCGCGCGGCTGGAGCGCAGCGGGGTGATTGCCGGCTACGGCGTGCGGCTGGGGCAGCGCATGGAAGACAACGCCATCCTGGCCTACTGCGGCCTGTCAGTGCAGCCCAAGGCCGCGCCCGCCATCCTGCGCGCGCTGCAGCGCCTGCCCGAGATCGAAGAGGTCAATTCCGTCAGTGGCCCGGTCGACTACCTGGTGGCGATCCGCTGCGACACGCACGACCGGCTGGACCGGCTGCTCGACGAGATCGGCATGCTCGACGGCGTCAACCACACCACCACCTCGATCGTGCTGGCACGCAAGCTCGACCGCCGGCGCGCCGCCGGCTGA
- a CDS encoding UbiX family flavin prenyltransferase: protein MSVTGGTPKRLIVAITGATGAIYGVRLLQVLRAAPSVETHLLISPAGVMNLQHELDISRAEVEALASVVHNVRDIGATIASGSFRAQAMVVAPCSMRTLAAIAHGLSDNLITRAADVTLKERRKLVLMVRETPLNLAHLRNMTAVTEMGGIVFPPVPGFYQKPQSIAELVDHTVGRVLDLVDLPEIGQTLAPSWGGLNSRAGDAAGN from the coding sequence ATGTCCGTGACTGGCGGCACACCCAAACGGCTGATCGTCGCCATCACGGGCGCCACCGGCGCCATCTACGGCGTGCGCCTGCTGCAGGTGCTGCGCGCGGCGCCTTCCGTGGAAACCCATCTGCTGATTTCGCCGGCTGGCGTGATGAACCTGCAGCACGAGCTGGACATCAGCCGTGCCGAGGTGGAGGCACTGGCCAGCGTCGTGCACAACGTGCGCGACATCGGTGCGACCATCGCCAGCGGCTCGTTCCGCGCACAGGCGATGGTGGTGGCCCCCTGCTCCATGCGCACGCTGGCGGCGATAGCGCACGGCCTGTCCGACAACCTGATCACGCGCGCCGCCGACGTCACGCTCAAGGAGCGGCGCAAGCTGGTGCTGATGGTGCGGGAAACGCCGCTGAACCTTGCGCACCTGCGCAATATGACGGCGGTGACGGAAATGGGCGGGATCGTGTTCCCGCCGGTGCCGGGTTTCTACCAGAAGCCACAGAGCATTGCCGAACTGGTCGACCATACGGTCGGGCGCGTGCTCGACCTGGTGGACTTGCCGGAGATCGGCCAGACGCTCGCGCCCAGCTGGGGCGGGCTGAATAGCCGGGCTGGCGACGCCGCCGGCAACTGA
- the amaB gene encoding L-piperidine-6-carboxylate dehydrogenase produces the protein MKAQEFAACWDSLGLPRPWREGAPAGTVTVRSPVDGEAIGHVPACTPAQADALIARAHAAQTTWALLPAPARGEIVRRFGEVLREHKPALGRLVSLESGKILQEGLGEVQEMIDICDFAVGLSRQLHGLTIASERPQHAMRETWHPYGLCGVISAFNFPVAVWAWNAALALVCGNGVIWKPSERVTLCALAAHGLLERVLAAAAPQHTGISAVLPGGRMLGTHLVSHPAVRLVSATGSTRMGREVGIACAGHFKRSILELGGNNAAIVAPSADIELAVRAITFAAAGTAGQRCTTLRRCFIHADLMDTMASRLITVFDRLPVGDPLADGTLVGPLIDTAAGDAMANALAACRAQGNIVTGGERLLADRYPHACYVRPALVMTDEQHDTMLTETFAPILYMMPYTTLDEAIALNNAAAHGLSSCIFTESMREAERFLSSAGSDCGIANVNIGTSGAEIGGAFGGEKATGGGRESGSDAWKGYMRRATNTINYGDSLPLAQGIRFEI, from the coding sequence ATGAAAGCGCAAGAGTTCGCTGCCTGCTGGGATTCGCTGGGCCTGCCGCGGCCGTGGCGGGAGGGCGCGCCGGCCGGTACCGTGACGGTACGCTCGCCGGTCGATGGCGAGGCCATCGGCCATGTCCCGGCCTGCACGCCGGCGCAGGCCGACGCGCTGATCGCCCGCGCCCATGCGGCGCAGACCACCTGGGCGCTGCTGCCCGCGCCCGCGCGCGGCGAGATCGTGCGGCGCTTCGGCGAGGTGCTGCGCGAACACAAGCCGGCGCTGGGCCGGCTGGTCTCGCTGGAGTCCGGCAAGATCCTGCAGGAAGGCCTGGGCGAGGTGCAGGAGATGATCGACATCTGCGACTTCGCGGTCGGGCTGTCGCGCCAGCTGCACGGGCTGACCATCGCCTCCGAGCGCCCGCAGCATGCAATGCGCGAGACCTGGCATCCGTATGGGCTGTGCGGCGTGATCTCGGCCTTCAACTTCCCGGTGGCGGTGTGGGCGTGGAATGCGGCGCTGGCGCTGGTGTGCGGCAACGGCGTGATCTGGAAACCCTCGGAAAGAGTCACCCTGTGCGCGCTGGCCGCGCATGGCCTGCTGGAGCGCGTGCTGGCCGCCGCGGCGCCGCAGCACACCGGCATCTCGGCGGTGCTGCCGGGCGGGCGCATGCTGGGCACCCACCTGGTATCGCACCCGGCGGTGCGGCTGGTCAGCGCCACCGGCTCGACCCGCATGGGCCGCGAGGTCGGCATTGCCTGCGCCGGGCACTTCAAGCGCAGCATCCTGGAGCTGGGCGGCAACAATGCCGCCATCGTCGCGCCCTCGGCCGACATCGAGCTGGCGGTGCGGGCCATCACCTTTGCCGCGGCCGGCACGGCGGGCCAGCGTTGCACCACGCTGCGTCGCTGCTTTATCCACGCCGACCTGATGGACACCATGGCGAGCCGGCTGATCACGGTGTTCGACCGCCTGCCCGTCGGCGACCCGCTCGCCGACGGCACCCTGGTCGGCCCGCTGATCGATACTGCCGCGGGCGATGCCATGGCCAATGCGCTGGCCGCCTGCCGCGCGCAAGGCAATATCGTCACCGGCGGCGAACGGCTGCTCGCCGACCGCTACCCGCATGCCTGTTATGTGCGGCCCGCGCTGGTCATGACCGACGAACAGCACGACACCATGCTGACCGAAACCTTCGCGCCGATCCTGTACATGATGCCGTACACCACGCTGGACGAGGCCATCGCGCTGAACAATGCCGCGGCGCACGGGCTATCGTCGTGCATCTTCACGGAATCGATGCGCGAGGCCGAGCGCTTCCTGTCCTCGGCAGGCAGCGACTGCGGCATCGCCAACGTCAACATCGGCACCAGCGGCGCGGAGATCGGCGGCGCCTTCGGTGGGGAAAAGGCGACCGGCGGGGGCCGCGAGTCGGGATCGGATGCGTGGAAGGGCTATATGCGCCGCGCCACCAACACCATCAACTATGGCGATTCGCTGCCGCTGGCGCAGGGGATACGGTTCGAGATCTGA
- the prmC gene encoding peptide chain release factor N(5)-glutamine methyltransferase produces the protein MSSPNSAALPATPTLREAQTLAAMVGLPALEVRMLLTHVTGLSRTQLITRDTDTLTIAQRDAFATLLARRLAGEPMAYLIGEREFFGRKFRVTPDVLIPRPDTEVAAEASLARLAEVPQPTVLDLGTGSGILAVTLARERRDAQVWATDISPGALMVAQDNASALGADRIHFLVSDWYAALPAGLRFHLIVSNPPYIAEGDPHLAEGDLRFEPIDALTDHDDGLSDLRVIVAGAGARLLPGGWLLMEHGYDQAQATRQLLEDAGFTGVFTARDLAGLERCTGGRWPGAQPGGITAAH, from the coding sequence ATGTCTTCCCCAAACTCTGCCGCGCTGCCGGCGACCCCCACGCTGCGCGAAGCCCAGACCCTCGCCGCCATGGTCGGGTTGCCTGCCCTGGAAGTGCGCATGCTGCTGACGCATGTCACCGGCCTGAGCCGCACCCAGCTGATCACGCGTGACACCGACACCCTCACCATCGCCCAGCGCGACGCCTTTGCCACGCTGCTGGCGCGGCGGCTGGCGGGCGAGCCGATGGCCTACCTGATCGGCGAGCGCGAATTCTTCGGCCGCAAGTTCCGGGTCACGCCTGACGTGCTGATCCCGCGGCCCGATACCGAGGTCGCCGCCGAAGCCTCGCTGGCTCGGCTGGCCGAGGTGCCGCAGCCGACCGTGCTGGACCTGGGCACGGGCTCGGGCATCCTGGCCGTGACGCTGGCGCGCGAGCGCCGCGATGCGCAAGTCTGGGCCACCGACATCTCGCCCGGCGCGCTGATGGTGGCGCAGGACAACGCCAGCGCGCTCGGCGCCGACCGCATCCACTTCCTGGTATCTGACTGGTACGCGGCGCTGCCGGCGGGCCTGCGCTTCCACCTGATCGTCAGTAATCCGCCCTATATCGCCGAGGGCGACCCGCACCTGGCCGAAGGCGACCTGCGCTTCGAACCGATCGACGCGCTCACCGACCACGACGACGGCCTGTCCGACCTGCGGGTCATCGTCGCCGGTGCCGGCGCCCGGCTGCTGCCTGGCGGCTGGCTGCTGATGGAGCATGGCTACGACCAGGCGCAGGCCACCCGCCAGCTGCTGGAGGACGCCGGTTTCACCGGGGTCTTCACCGCCCGCGACCTGGCCGGCCTGGAACGCTGCACCGGCGGGCGCTGGCCAGGCGCTCAGCCCGGCGGCATCACTGCCGCTCACTGA
- a CDS encoding saccharopine dehydrogenase C-terminal domain-containing protein has protein sequence MQASNLGRQAPRDLPKATRPLHVVVLGAGKIGRTIASMLHDTGDYRVSVVDHDARRLDGLPRGVLARAGDPTEPGTCAALLAGADAVLNALPFHAAISVASVAARLGVHYFDLTEDVAATQAIRQLAQSARSVLMPQCGLAPGFIGVVGHDLAQRFLRGGGELLDLQMRVGALPRYPSNALKYNLTWSTEGLINEYCNPCEAIVDGRRVELTALEGLESFALDGIEYEAFNTSGGLGTLPETLAGRARHVDYKSIRYPGHCALMKLLLNDLRLRERREWLRDIFDRAIPVTDQDVVIVFATATGYPAGGERGRGPLTQASFSARIGGVDGKGGHVNAIQLTTAAGICTALDMVATGALPQSGFVRQESMPLDAFLANRFGRHYTQHPLQETVI, from the coding sequence ATGCAAGCCTCGAACCTGGGCCGGCAGGCCCCGCGCGACCTGCCCAAGGCGACCCGCCCGCTGCACGTGGTGGTGCTGGGTGCGGGCAAGATCGGGCGCACCATTGCCAGCATGCTGCATGACACTGGCGACTACCGCGTCAGCGTGGTCGATCATGACGCACGCCGCCTCGACGGCCTGCCGCGCGGCGTGCTGGCGCGCGCCGGCGACCCCACCGAGCCCGGCACCTGCGCCGCGTTGCTGGCCGGCGCCGATGCCGTGCTCAACGCGCTGCCGTTCCACGCCGCGATCAGCGTGGCTTCGGTGGCGGCGCGCCTGGGCGTGCATTACTTCGACCTGACCGAGGACGTGGCCGCGACCCAGGCCATCCGCCAGCTGGCGCAAAGCGCGCGCTCGGTGCTGATGCCGCAGTGCGGGCTGGCGCCGGGCTTTATCGGCGTAGTCGGGCATGACCTGGCGCAGCGCTTCCTGCGCGGCGGGGGGGAACTGCTGGACCTGCAGATGCGGGTCGGCGCGCTGCCGCGCTACCCCAGCAATGCGCTCAAGTACAACCTGACCTGGAGCACCGAGGGACTGATCAACGAGTACTGCAACCCGTGCGAGGCCATCGTCGACGGCCGCCGCGTGGAACTGACGGCGCTGGAGGGGCTGGAAAGCTTCGCGCTGGACGGCATCGAGTACGAAGCCTTTAATACATCTGGCGGCCTGGGCACGCTGCCCGAGACGCTGGCCGGCCGCGCGCGCCATGTCGACTACAAGTCCATCCGCTATCCGGGCCATTGCGCGCTGATGAAACTGCTGCTCAACGACCTGCGCCTGCGCGAACGCCGCGAATGGCTGCGCGATATCTTCGACCGCGCCATCCCGGTGACCGACCAGGACGTGGTGATCGTGTTCGCCACCGCCACCGGCTACCCCGCCGGGGGCGAACGCGGGCGCGGGCCGCTGACGCAGGCTTCGTTCTCGGCGCGCATCGGCGGAGTGGATGGCAAGGGTGGCCATGTCAACGCGATCCAGCTGACCACCGCCGCGGGAATCTGCACCGCGCTGGACATGGTGGCCACCGGCGCGCTGCCGCAATCCGGCTTCGTGCGGCAGGAGTCGATGCCGCTGGACGCCTTCCTTGCCAATCGCTTCGGCCGCCACTACACGCAGCATCCGCTCCAGGAGACCGTCATATGA
- the grxD gene encoding Grx4 family monothiol glutaredoxin translates to MSDVQQKIDQIVKGNPVVLFMKGTAQFPMCGFSGRAIQILKACGVDAPTTVNVLDDEGVRQGIKEYANWPTIPQLYVNGEFIGGSDIMMEMYQNGELQTLLKG, encoded by the coding sequence ATGAGCGACGTGCAGCAAAAGATCGATCAGATCGTCAAGGGCAACCCGGTAGTCCTGTTCATGAAGGGCACCGCGCAATTCCCGATGTGCGGCTTCTCGGGCCGCGCCATCCAGATCCTGAAGGCCTGCGGCGTGGACGCGCCCACCACGGTCAACGTGCTGGATGACGAAGGCGTGCGCCAGGGCATCAAGGAATACGCCAACTGGCCGACCATCCCGCAGCTCTACGTGAACGGTGAGTTCATCGGCGGCTCGGACATCATGATGGAGATGTACCAGAACGGCGAACTGCAAACCCTGCTGAAGGGCTGA
- the dapB gene encoding 4-hydroxy-tetrahydrodipicolinate reductase, with protein MNNPIRVAVGGVTGWAGGELARGVAHAADMTLVAGLSRGAAGQPLAQLTGHADTPGVAAASIETLGATPYDVYVEYTKPGIAKHNILQALAHGAHVVVGTSGLTDEDYAEIDAAARQADRGVLACGNFAITVVLLQKFAEMAARHLEHWEIIDYAKAGKIDVPSGTVRELAYRLGQVKAAAQAVPVDQVNGPKETRGATMSGTQVHAVRLPGYQLGVEVIFGADGQRLHLKHEAGDGSTPYVAGALLAIRKVHTVRGVVRGLDKVMEGL; from the coding sequence ATGAACAACCCGATCCGTGTCGCCGTGGGCGGCGTGACCGGCTGGGCCGGCGGCGAACTGGCGCGCGGCGTGGCCCATGCGGCCGACATGACCCTGGTGGCCGGCTTGTCGCGCGGCGCCGCCGGGCAGCCTCTGGCGCAGCTGACCGGCCATGCCGATACGCCGGGCGTGGCGGCCGCCAGCATCGAGACCCTGGGGGCAACGCCCTACGACGTCTATGTCGAATACACCAAGCCGGGCATCGCCAAGCACAACATCCTGCAGGCGCTGGCGCACGGCGCGCACGTGGTGGTGGGCACTTCGGGGCTGACCGACGAGGACTATGCGGAGATTGATGCGGCCGCACGCCAGGCCGACCGCGGCGTGCTCGCCTGCGGCAATTTCGCCATCACGGTGGTGCTGCTGCAGAAGTTTGCCGAGATGGCCGCGCGCCACCTGGAACACTGGGAGATCATCGACTACGCCAAGGCCGGCAAGATCGATGTGCCCTCTGGCACCGTGCGCGAGCTGGCCTACCGGCTCGGCCAGGTCAAGGCCGCCGCGCAGGCGGTGCCGGTCGACCAGGTCAACGGCCCGAAGGAAACCCGCGGCGCCACCATGTCGGGCACGCAGGTGCACGCGGTGCGGCTGCCGGGCTACCAGCTTGGCGTGGAAGTGATCTTCGGCGCCGACGGCCAGCGCCTGCACCTGAAGCACGAGGCCGGCGACGGCTCCACGCCCTATGTCGCCGGCGCGCTGCTGGCGATCCGCAAGGTCCACACCGTGCGTGGCGTGGTGCGGGGGCTGGACAAGGTGATGGAAGGGCTCTGA